A genomic segment from Neobacillus sp. YX16 encodes:
- a CDS encoding extracellular solute-binding protein, whose translation MFVKRWFTLAISILVVMSLLIGCSSQSSNSKSEDGKTTITFFHRWPNEPYKSYYKQIIAEFEKQNPDINVEEVTALNDDYKQKANVILGSKNPPDIFFSWVGEYGEKFIRDGVALDLSEYYAADTEWSGQLIESQVEHFKKDGKVYGVPLFTDSKLFFYNKEVFDKLNLKAPTTWDEFITVLETLKDSGTTPLILGNKSPWAAAHYVTALNQRTVPSEVLDKDFSYQGAEFTDPGYVEALEKLNELKPYLNENPNASAHDETRNLFIGGKAGVILLETLEISFLDDAPFEWSSFKVPTIEGAKGDQEGIIGAPEGFMVTKKSAHPEEAMKFLKFLTSKANGEKLIKDTGFASTVEGAVNENTASEQEVKAMDMIIEAGDMLIWADSALDSRVFKPYGDGVQAMLGGTMTPEEVMKSVQEAAKQVKN comes from the coding sequence ATGTTTGTGAAACGATGGTTTACTCTAGCAATCAGTATTTTAGTAGTAATGTCATTATTAATAGGATGTTCATCACAGAGCTCTAATTCAAAATCAGAAGATGGAAAAACAACGATTACCTTTTTCCACCGTTGGCCGAATGAGCCGTATAAATCTTATTACAAACAAATTATTGCAGAGTTTGAAAAACAGAATCCTGATATTAATGTTGAAGAAGTAACAGCGTTAAATGATGATTACAAACAAAAGGCGAATGTCATTCTTGGCAGTAAGAATCCCCCAGATATTTTCTTTAGCTGGGTAGGAGAATATGGTGAGAAGTTTATCCGTGATGGTGTGGCGTTAGATCTATCAGAATACTATGCAGCTGATACTGAGTGGTCTGGCCAATTAATTGAGTCACAAGTGGAACACTTCAAAAAGGATGGAAAAGTGTACGGCGTACCACTTTTTACCGACAGTAAGTTATTTTTCTACAACAAAGAGGTTTTTGATAAGTTAAATCTTAAGGCCCCAACTACTTGGGATGAGTTCATCACAGTACTTGAAACACTTAAAGATAGTGGTACAACTCCATTAATCTTAGGTAACAAATCTCCTTGGGCTGCTGCACACTATGTAACGGCATTAAACCAAAGAACAGTTCCTAGTGAAGTATTGGATAAGGATTTTAGTTACCAAGGTGCAGAGTTCACAGACCCTGGTTATGTGGAAGCCTTAGAGAAGCTGAACGAATTAAAACCATATTTAAATGAAAATCCAAACGCGTCGGCACATGATGAAACAAGAAACTTATTCATTGGCGGTAAAGCAGGAGTAATCCTCTTAGAAACGCTTGAAATTTCTTTCTTAGATGATGCTCCGTTTGAATGGAGTTCCTTCAAAGTTCCAACCATCGAGGGAGCAAAGGGTGACCAAGAAGGAATAATCGGTGCTCCTGAAGGATTTATGGTAACGAAGAAATCAGCACATCCTGAAGAGGCAATGAAATTCTTGAAGTTTTTAACGTCAAAAGCAAATGGTGAAAAGTTAATCAAGGATACCGGTTTTGCTAGTACCGTTGAGGGTGCCGTAAATGAAAATACAGCAAGTGAACAAGAAGTGAAGGCTATGGATATGATTATCGAAGCAGGAGATATGTTAATTTGGGCCGATAGCGCATTAGACAGCCGAGTGTTTAAACCATATGGTGACGGTGTTCAAGCGATGTTAGGCGGTACGATGACACCAGAAGAAGTAATGAAGAGTGTTCAAGAGGCAGCAAAACAAGTGAAAAATTAG
- a CDS encoding F0F1 ATP synthase subunit epsilon, whose translation METIKVSVVTPDGPVYESDVEMVITKAQSGELGILPGHIPMVAPLEIGVVRLFKSGSKEEDLVAVSGGFLEVRTDKVTILAQSAERAEDIDVERALRAKERAEQRMQVQKAEDIDFRRAELALQRAVNRLSVTGKQ comes from the coding sequence ATGGAGACGATTAAAGTCAGTGTTGTTACTCCCGATGGCCCGGTATATGAGTCAGATGTGGAAATGGTTATTACCAAGGCTCAAAGTGGTGAATTAGGTATTTTACCTGGACATATTCCAATGGTTGCTCCTCTTGAAATTGGCGTTGTACGCCTCTTTAAGTCTGGCAGCAAAGAAGAGGATCTTGTTGCAGTGAGCGGCGGCTTTTTAGAAGTCCGTACTGACAAAGTAACAATTCTCGCGCAATCAGCTGAAAGAGCAGAGGATATCGACGTGGAACGTGCACTACGAGCAAAAGAACGTGCCGAGCAGCGTATGCAAGTCCAGAAAGCGGAAGACATCGACTTCCGTCGTGCTGAACTAGCCCTGCAACGTGCCGTCAACCGTCTATCGGTTACAGGAAAACAATAA
- the atpD gene encoding F0F1 ATP synthase subunit beta: MNKGRVLQILGPVIDVKFENGQLPEIYNALRIEYKAQNQSEVDINLTLEVALHLGDDTVRTIAMASTDGVMRGMDVVDTGAAISVPVGNVTLGRVFNVLGEVIDLNEEIPASERRDSIHREAPTFENLSTEVEILETGIKVVDLLAPYIKGGKIGLFGGAGVGKTVLIQELINNIAQEHSGISVFAGVGERTREGNDLYHEMTDSGVIKQTAMVFGQMNEPPGARMRVALTGLTMAEYFRDEQGQDVLFFMDNIFRFTQAGSEVSALLGRMPSAVGYQPTLATEMGRLQERITSTNKGSVTSIQAIYVPADDYTDPAPATTFAHLDATTNLERKLSEMGIYPAVDPLASTSRALSPEIVGEEHYNVARQIQSTLQRYRELQDIIAILGMDELSDDDKLVVLRARRVQNFLSQNFHVAEQFTGQPGSYVPVKEAVRGFKEILEGKYDHLPEDAFRLVGRIEDVVENAKRMGVEA, encoded by the coding sequence ATGAATAAAGGACGCGTTCTTCAGATTTTGGGTCCGGTTATTGACGTTAAGTTTGAAAACGGTCAGCTTCCTGAGATTTATAACGCTTTGCGTATTGAATACAAAGCGCAGAATCAATCAGAAGTTGATATCAACTTAACTCTTGAAGTAGCCCTTCATTTAGGTGACGATACGGTTCGTACGATTGCAATGGCTTCCACTGATGGTGTTATGCGTGGAATGGATGTTGTTGATACAGGAGCAGCTATTTCTGTACCGGTTGGGAACGTAACTCTTGGCCGTGTATTTAACGTATTAGGTGAAGTAATTGACCTTAACGAGGAAATTCCAGCGAGTGAGCGCCGTGATTCGATTCACCGTGAAGCTCCAACGTTTGAAAATCTTTCTACGGAAGTAGAAATTCTTGAAACGGGTATTAAAGTAGTTGACTTGCTTGCTCCTTATATTAAGGGTGGTAAGATCGGTCTATTCGGTGGTGCCGGTGTAGGTAAAACCGTATTAATCCAGGAATTAATCAATAACATCGCGCAAGAGCACAGTGGTATTTCGGTATTCGCTGGTGTTGGTGAGCGTACACGTGAAGGTAATGACCTTTATCATGAAATGACGGATTCAGGCGTTATCAAGCAAACGGCGATGGTATTCGGACAAATGAACGAGCCGCCAGGAGCACGTATGCGTGTTGCACTGACAGGTTTGACGATGGCTGAATATTTCCGTGATGAGCAAGGACAGGACGTTCTTTTCTTCATGGATAACATCTTCCGTTTCACGCAAGCAGGTTCAGAGGTTTCTGCGCTATTAGGCCGTATGCCTTCTGCCGTAGGTTACCAGCCGACTCTTGCTACTGAGATGGGTCGTTTACAAGAACGTATTACTTCTACGAATAAAGGTTCTGTTACATCGATCCAAGCGATTTACGTACCAGCCGATGACTATACGGATCCGGCTCCGGCTACAACTTTCGCTCACTTAGATGCGACAACAAACCTTGAGCGTAAGCTTTCTGAGATGGGTATCTACCCTGCGGTGGATCCACTTGCATCAACTTCTCGTGCACTGTCACCTGAAATCGTTGGTGAAGAGCATTACAATGTTGCTCGTCAAATACAATCAACGTTACAACGTTACCGTGAATTACAGGATATCATTGCGATCCTAGGTATGGATGAGCTTTCTGATGATGATAAGTTAGTCGTGCTTCGTGCGCGTCGTGTACAAAACTTCTTGTCCCAGAACTTCCACGTTGCTGAACAGTTTACTGGACAGCCTGGATCTTATGTACCTGTAAAAGAAGCAGTTCGTGGTTTTAAAGAAATCCTTGAAGGTAAGTATGACCACCTTCCAGAAGATGCATTCCGCTTAGTTGGTCGTATTGAGGACGTAGTGGAAAATGCAAAACGTATGGGTGTAGAGGCCTAA
- the atpG gene encoding ATP synthase F1 subunit gamma: protein MASLRDIKNSINSTKKMSQITKAMEMTSAAKWNRGVMNAKAFVPYMEKIQEVTVAVAMGSNGVNHPMLESRPVKKTGYIVMTSDRGLAGAFNSNVIRRVFQTIQNRHKSKDEYSIIAIGRVARDFFAKRGVNVDLEIIGVSDQPSFESVKDITSSTVGMFSDGTFDELYLYYTHYKSAITQEVTEKKLLPLTDLSTSAELTSYEFEPSAEEILDVLLPQYAESLIYGALLDSKASEHAARMTAMRNATDNAKEMIKNYSLIYNRARQAAITQEIAEIVGGAAALE, encoded by the coding sequence ATGGCATCATTACGCGATATAAAAAATAGTATTAATTCTACAAAAAAGATGAGTCAGATTACAAAGGCAATGGAGATGACTTCCGCTGCTAAATGGAACCGTGGAGTTATGAATGCGAAAGCATTTGTTCCTTACATGGAGAAAATCCAGGAAGTTACGGTAGCTGTCGCAATGGGCAGTAACGGAGTTAATCATCCAATGCTTGAATCTCGACCTGTCAAGAAAACGGGTTATATTGTTATGACATCCGACCGTGGTTTAGCTGGTGCTTTTAACAGTAACGTGATCCGTCGTGTGTTTCAAACAATCCAAAATCGCCACAAATCGAAAGATGAGTATTCGATTATTGCAATCGGTCGTGTTGCCCGTGACTTTTTTGCAAAACGCGGTGTAAATGTCGATCTCGAAATTATTGGAGTATCCGATCAACCGAGCTTCGAAAGCGTTAAAGACATTACTAGCAGTACTGTAGGTATGTTCTCCGATGGAACCTTCGATGAACTTTACTTATATTACACTCATTATAAAAGTGCCATTACTCAAGAAGTTACTGAGAAGAAGCTGCTTCCACTAACGGATCTTTCAACTTCTGCAGAGCTTACATCTTATGAATTTGAGCCATCTGCAGAAGAAATTTTAGACGTTCTCCTGCCACAATATGCTGAGAGCTTGATTTATGGCGCACTTTTAGACAGTAAAGCGAGCGAGCATGCTGCCCGGATGACTGCGATGAGAAATGCTACTGATAATGCGAAAGAAATGATTAAAAATTATTCACTTATCTACAATCGTGCTCGTCAAGCAGCGATTACGCAAGAAATTGCGGAAATCGTCGGTGGAGCGGCTGCACTGGAGTAG
- the atpA gene encoding F0F1 ATP synthase subunit alpha, with translation MSIKAEEISALIKKQIENYQAEIQVSDVGTVISVGDGIARVHGLDNVMAGELVEFSNGVMGMAQNLEANNVGIIILGPFTEIKEGDEVRRTGRIMEVPVGEELIGRVVNSLGQPVDGMGPINTTKTRPIEAVASGVMARKSVHEPLQTGIKAIDALVPIGRGQRELIIGDRQTGKTSVAIDTILNQKGQDMICIYVAIGQKESTVRGAVETLRKYGALEYSIVVTASASQPAPLLFLAPYAGVAMAEEFMYNGKHVLIVYDDLSKQAAAYRELSLLLRRPPGREAYPGDVFYLHSRLLERAAKLNDTLGAGSITALPFIETQAGDVSAYIPTNVISITDGQIFLQSDLFFSGVRPAINAGLSVSRVGGSAQIKAMKKVAGTLRLDLASYRELEAFAQFGSDLDKATQAKLNRGARTVEVLKQDLHKPLSVEKQVAILYALTRGFLDDIPLEDIRRFESEYLNWLDHNRKDLLDHIKNTKDLPSDDDMGAALNAFKKTFAVSE, from the coding sequence ATGAGCATCAAAGCTGAAGAAATTAGTGCCCTGATAAAAAAGCAAATTGAAAACTATCAGGCTGAAATTCAAGTGAGTGATGTTGGTACTGTTATCTCCGTAGGTGATGGTATCGCACGTGTTCATGGCCTCGACAATGTCATGGCTGGAGAACTTGTTGAATTTTCAAACGGCGTTATGGGTATGGCTCAAAACCTTGAAGCCAATAACGTTGGTATTATCATTCTTGGACCTTTCACTGAAATTAAAGAAGGTGACGAGGTTCGTCGTACAGGACGCATCATGGAGGTTCCAGTAGGTGAGGAACTAATTGGTCGTGTTGTTAACTCTTTAGGACAACCAGTTGATGGTATGGGTCCAATTAATACAACAAAAACTCGCCCTATTGAAGCAGTAGCTTCAGGCGTTATGGCTCGTAAATCCGTTCATGAGCCATTACAAACAGGTATTAAAGCGATTGACGCACTTGTGCCAATCGGCCGCGGTCAGCGTGAGTTAATTATCGGAGACCGTCAAACAGGTAAAACATCTGTTGCAATCGATACAATCTTGAACCAAAAAGGTCAAGACATGATTTGTATCTACGTTGCGATTGGTCAAAAGGAATCAACTGTGCGTGGTGCGGTTGAAACCCTTCGTAAGTATGGTGCGTTAGAATATTCAATCGTTGTAACGGCATCTGCTTCACAACCAGCTCCATTGCTATTCTTAGCTCCTTATGCGGGCGTTGCGATGGCTGAAGAATTCATGTACAACGGCAAGCACGTTTTAATCGTATATGATGATTTATCAAAACAAGCGGCTGCATACCGTGAGCTTTCCCTATTACTTCGTCGTCCTCCAGGTCGTGAAGCATATCCAGGGGATGTATTCTACTTGCACTCCCGTTTACTTGAACGTGCAGCTAAATTGAACGACACACTTGGTGCTGGTTCAATCACTGCATTGCCATTTATCGAAACACAAGCAGGGGACGTTTCTGCTTATATTCCAACAAACGTTATCTCCATCACAGATGGACAAATTTTCTTACAATCAGATCTATTCTTCTCAGGTGTACGTCCAGCGATCAACGCAGGTCTTTCCGTTTCTCGTGTAGGTGGATCCGCGCAAATCAAGGCGATGAAGAAGGTAGCAGGTACACTGCGTCTTGACCTTGCTTCATACCGTGAATTAGAAGCATTTGCACAGTTTGGATCTGACCTTGATAAAGCGACACAAGCGAAGCTTAACCGCGGTGCCCGCACCGTTGAAGTTCTAAAGCAAGATCTTCATAAGCCGCTTTCTGTTGAAAAGCAAGTAGCTATTCTTTATGCATTAACACGCGGATTCTTGGATGATATTCCATTAGAAGATATCCGTCGTTTCGAATCAGAATACCTTAATTGGTTAGACCACAATCGCAAAGACTTGTTAGACCATATTAAAAATACGAAGGACCTTCCTTCTGATGACGATATGGGTGCTGCACTTAACGCCTTCAAAAAGACGTTCGCAGTTTCCGAATAA
- a CDS encoding F0F1 ATP synthase subunit delta — protein sequence MSNSMVAKRYALALFQIAKEQQLLGVVEEELRVVKEVFVYNTDLKAVLKSSKLTINKKKEILTAAFTSVNPYVLNTLMILIDRHREDEIIEVANQYFELANEEKGIADAEVYSTRELSEAEREAISATFGAKVGKKSLRIENIVDSELLGGVKLRIGNRIYDGSLRGKLDRLERKLLS from the coding sequence ATGAGCAACTCCATGGTAGCTAAACGCTACGCGTTGGCTCTTTTTCAAATCGCAAAAGAACAGCAGCTTCTTGGAGTAGTAGAAGAAGAACTTCGTGTAGTAAAGGAAGTTTTTGTTTACAACACCGATTTAAAAGCTGTCTTAAAGTCTTCTAAGCTTACTATTAATAAGAAAAAAGAGATTTTAACAGCTGCTTTTACATCTGTTAATCCATATGTACTGAATACATTAATGATTTTGATTGATCGCCATCGCGAAGACGAAATCATTGAAGTAGCAAACCAATACTTTGAACTAGCAAATGAAGAAAAGGGAATTGCCGATGCTGAAGTTTATAGCACACGTGAGCTGTCTGAAGCAGAACGTGAAGCAATCTCTGCAACATTTGGAGCGAAGGTTGGCAAGAAATCACTTAGAATTGAAAATATCGTGGATTCTGAATTGCTCGGCGGCGTTAAGCTCCGAATCGGAAACCGTATATACGACGGTTCTTTGCGCGGGAAGCTAGACCGTTTAGAACGTAAATTGTTAAGCTAA
- a CDS encoding F0F1 ATP synthase subunit B, which translates to MLTNSFVLGAAAAHSGVNWGDIIFQLVMFIILMVLLKIFAWGPLMGIMKQREEHVAGEISAAEQSRVEAKKLLEEQRSLLKEARSEAQVLIESAKKQGDIQRDEIIAVARTEADRMKESAKLEIEQQKEKAVAAIREQVASLSVLIASKVIEKELNAADQDKLINEYIQEAGDKR; encoded by the coding sequence GTGTTAACAAATAGTTTTGTATTAGGAGCAGCAGCAGCCCATTCTGGTGTGAACTGGGGAGATATTATTTTCCAGCTTGTTATGTTCATCATCTTAATGGTATTGCTTAAAATATTCGCTTGGGGTCCATTAATGGGCATCATGAAACAGCGTGAAGAGCATGTTGCTGGTGAAATTTCAGCGGCTGAACAAAGTCGTGTCGAAGCAAAGAAACTATTAGAAGAGCAACGTTCTCTTTTAAAAGAAGCTCGTTCAGAAGCGCAAGTTTTAATTGAAAGTGCGAAAAAGCAGGGCGATATTCAGCGTGATGAAATCATTGCTGTTGCACGCACAGAAGCTGATCGTATGAAAGAATCTGCTAAGCTTGAAATCGAGCAGCAGAAAGAAAAAGCGGTTGCCGCTATTCGTGAACAGGTTGCTTCCTTGTCTGTATTAATTGCTTCAAAAGTTATTGAAAAAGAATTGAATGCAGCAGACCAAGATAAACTCATTAACGAATATATTCAAGAGGCAGGAGATAAGCGATGA
- the atpE gene encoding F0F1 ATP synthase subunit C, which yields MGLIAAAIAIGLAALGAGIGNGLIVSKTVEGIARQPHARGMLQTTMFIGVALVEAIPIIAVVIAFMVQGQ from the coding sequence ATGGGTCTTATAGCAGCAGCAATCGCAATTGGTTTAGCAGCACTAGGTGCTGGTATCGGTAACGGTCTTATCGTATCAAAAACAGTAGAAGGTATCGCTCGTCAGCCACATGCTCGTGGTATGCTTCAAACTACAATGTTCATCGGGGTTGCGTTAGTTGAGGCGATTCCTATCATCGCGGTTGTTATCGCGTTCATGGTTCAAGGTCAATAA
- the atpB gene encoding F0F1 ATP synthase subunit A — protein sequence MHHEAPIVTFLGLQFNLANILMITIASAIVFLLAVLSTRKLAMKPTGMQNFMEWVMDFVKNIINSTMDWKDGGRFHILGITIIMYIFVSNMLGLPFSITVDGVLWWKSPTADPAVTLTLATLIVGLSHFYGVKMKGAGAYGREFFKPFWFMFPIKIIEEFANTLTLGLRLYGNIYAGEILLSLLAAGLATGVGGTIAAALPMLVWQGFSLFVGAIQSFIFCMLTMVYLAHKVSSDH from the coding sequence TTGCATCACGAAGCTCCAATAGTTACGTTTCTTGGGCTCCAATTTAATCTGGCAAACATTTTGATGATTACAATAGCAAGTGCAATTGTCTTTTTGTTAGCCGTCCTATCTACTCGAAAGCTGGCCATGAAACCGACCGGAATGCAAAACTTTATGGAATGGGTCATGGATTTTGTTAAAAACATCATAAACAGTACGATGGATTGGAAAGATGGCGGACGATTTCATATTCTCGGAATCACCATCATCATGTATATCTTTGTTTCGAATATGCTGGGGCTGCCATTCTCAATTACGGTAGACGGAGTTCTTTGGTGGAAGTCACCAACAGCAGATCCGGCTGTAACGTTGACACTAGCCACATTGATAGTGGGATTATCTCACTTCTACGGTGTCAAGATGAAAGGTGCCGGAGCATATGGAAGGGAATTCTTTAAACCATTCTGGTTCATGTTCCCGATTAAAATTATTGAAGAGTTTGCAAATACTCTGACTCTCGGTCTCCGACTTTACGGAAACATTTATGCGGGGGAAATTTTATTAAGCTTACTCGCAGCTGGTTTAGCAACCGGTGTGGGCGGAACAATCGCCGCAGCACTGCCAATGCTGGTATGGCAAGGCTTCTCACTCTTTGTCGGTGCCATCCAATCATTTATTTTCTGTATGTTAACAATGGTGTACTTAGCTCACAAAGTGAGCAGCGACCATTAA
- a CDS encoding ATP synthase subunit I — protein sequence MPEFQTMYVRQRKWMFFILSFYVLGWGFTAHQSIFLGLILGTSLSLFNLWLMARKIDKFGQAATEGRQIRSLGSFSRMATAALAIVITLRYPEQFHLISVVIGLMTSYIVIMIDFFIHNFYSDK from the coding sequence ATGCCAGAATTTCAAACAATGTATGTCCGACAACGAAAGTGGATGTTTTTCATATTGTCTTTTTATGTGCTTGGTTGGGGGTTCACTGCGCATCAATCAATCTTTCTTGGATTGATTCTTGGGACAAGTTTGAGCCTCTTTAATTTGTGGTTGATGGCACGAAAAATCGACAAATTTGGTCAAGCGGCAACTGAAGGAAGACAAATTCGTTCACTTGGATCTTTTTCACGAATGGCAACCGCAGCTCTAGCGATTGTCATCACTTTGAGGTATCCTGAGCAATTTCACCTCATTAGTGTGGTTATAGGATTAATGACATCCTACATTGTCATTATGATAGATTTTTTTATCCACAATTTCTATTCAGATAAATAG
- a CDS encoding AtpZ/AtpI family protein gives MRNENRNPFKAYALMSAILAALVGSILIGIFAGRWLDKQWGTEPIFLIVGLFIGLAAGIYSMLVTIRKFNSGD, from the coding sequence ATGCGTAATGAAAACCGCAATCCGTTCAAAGCATATGCCCTAATGTCCGCTATTCTTGCAGCTCTTGTGGGATCCATTCTTATCGGTATTTTTGCAGGCAGATGGCTGGATAAGCAGTGGGGTACAGAGCCAATTTTCTTAATAGTTGGATTGTTTATTGGTTTAGCGGCCGGTATTTACTCGATGCTTGTTACAATTCGCAAGTTCAATTCAGGAGATTAA
- a CDS encoding S8 family serine peptidase has translation MKKWTLLFVLVFSLQTATSARSLDTPPMPKERIAIVVLEEPQSPQDIEQLIKPYKDIHLRHVFQEAIYGFSVEGNPESIEKLAEASKQIISVSPVNQYKVQAEESVKIIGGEEIRGLFDKKNRRLTGKGITVGVIDTGVDYTHPDLRRNFAGGRDLVDNDADPMETKTLGRATVHGTHVAGIIAANGKLKGVAPEAKIVAYRALGPGGGGTTENVLAAIEQAIKDKVDIMNLSLGNDINGPDLPISLALNRAVDKGIVAVAASGNSGPNIWTVGSPGTASKAISVGASTPTLEVPHILIEGIRDKIKIQPLAGSSNWAMDRSLPIVDGGLGTKAELKDVMGKIVLIKRGKLTFTEKVKNAREAGAKAVVIYNNLSGGFMGNLETQVDIPVGSITKKEGEVLKNKTNTLARIDVTEEKDLLADFSSRGPVTDTWEVKPDIVAPGVAINSTIPGGYLSLQGTSMAAPHVAGACALIKQAHPEWTPDQIKAALMNTAKPLVKNGKPYRTYEQGAGRIQVNEAVKATSLVSPSSLRFGKFESEGDTHKAFLHVENLSEKPVRYTFDIPKHADGLEWHFPLAFTLQPGETRDAKLELKVNPVELKGKIHDGYLTIQAGANSIQIPYIYVLEEPNYPRVMGFDFKDGDQQGTYRYEVYLPGGAEEFGIALFNPDDFRFVGFLDSNQNVKKGLVSKVITAENLPPEGTYLAKVFAKKAGKEDFIETMLVIGSAVR, from the coding sequence ATGAAAAAATGGACACTTTTATTCGTACTCGTTTTCTCCCTCCAAACCGCGACTTCTGCCCGTTCACTTGATACACCACCGATGCCGAAAGAACGGATTGCCATTGTGGTTCTTGAAGAACCGCAATCTCCGCAGGACATCGAACAACTTATAAAGCCCTATAAAGACATTCATCTACGCCATGTTTTCCAGGAGGCAATTTATGGTTTTTCCGTGGAAGGGAATCCGGAATCAATAGAGAAATTGGCGGAGGCCAGCAAACAAATAATTAGTGTTTCCCCGGTGAATCAGTACAAGGTGCAGGCGGAGGAAAGCGTCAAGATTATTGGCGGTGAAGAGATTCGCGGCCTTTTTGATAAAAAAAACCGCCGGTTGACTGGGAAAGGAATCACAGTCGGAGTCATCGATACGGGTGTGGATTACACACATCCTGACCTGAGAAGGAATTTTGCGGGCGGACGAGATCTTGTGGATAATGATGCTGATCCAATGGAAACGAAGACGCTGGGAAGGGCGACGGTTCATGGCACCCATGTGGCTGGAATTATTGCCGCAAATGGAAAGTTAAAGGGAGTCGCACCGGAGGCGAAAATTGTCGCTTACCGTGCCCTAGGTCCAGGGGGCGGGGGGACGACTGAGAATGTGCTTGCGGCAATTGAGCAGGCGATAAAAGACAAAGTCGATATCATGAATCTTTCGCTTGGAAATGATATTAACGGTCCGGACCTGCCCATCTCCCTTGCTTTGAATAGAGCGGTGGATAAGGGGATTGTTGCCGTCGCAGCATCGGGTAATTCGGGTCCGAATATCTGGACGGTTGGCTCACCGGGAACAGCTTCAAAGGCGATATCGGTTGGAGCTTCGACCCCTACCTTAGAAGTCCCTCACATTCTAATAGAAGGAATTCGGGATAAAATCAAGATTCAGCCATTGGCGGGCTCAAGTAATTGGGCAATGGACCGCTCCCTTCCGATTGTAGATGGCGGGCTCGGTACGAAAGCAGAATTAAAGGACGTAATGGGAAAAATAGTTCTTATTAAAAGAGGGAAATTAACTTTTACAGAAAAAGTAAAGAACGCCCGTGAGGCAGGGGCAAAGGCGGTTGTTATTTACAATAACCTGAGCGGCGGGTTCATGGGGAATCTGGAAACTCAGGTGGATATTCCGGTCGGTTCCATTACAAAGAAAGAGGGGGAGGTTTTAAAAAACAAAACCAATACCTTAGCGAGAATCGATGTGACAGAGGAAAAGGATTTGTTGGCCGACTTTAGCTCGAGGGGGCCGGTTACGGACACTTGGGAGGTCAAGCCAGATATTGTTGCACCAGGGGTAGCGATAAATTCGACGATTCCCGGCGGTTATCTATCTCTTCAAGGAACGAGTATGGCAGCACCCCATGTGGCGGGGGCGTGTGCGCTCATTAAACAGGCACATCCAGAGTGGACCCCAGATCAAATTAAGGCGGCCCTGATGAATACAGCCAAACCGTTAGTGAAAAACGGTAAACCATACCGCACGTATGAGCAGGGGGCAGGAAGAATTCAGGTTAATGAAGCGGTGAAAGCCACCTCACTTGTCAGTCCAAGTTCTCTCCGATTTGGGAAATTTGAGAGTGAAGGGGATACGCACAAAGCATTTTTGCATGTTGAGAATCTAAGTGAGAAACCCGTGCGCTATACCTTCGACATACCCAAGCATGCAGATGGTCTAGAATGGCACTTTCCACTGGCTTTTACACTGCAACCAGGTGAAACTCGAGACGCGAAGCTTGAACTAAAAGTGAACCCTGTAGAGTTAAAGGGGAAGATACATGATGGGTATTTAACCATTCAAGCTGGAGCCAATTCCATACAAATTCCCTATATCTATGTGCTTGAGGAGCCGAATTACCCGAGGGTAATGGGATTTGATTTTAAGGATGGCGACCAGCAGGGAACGTACCGTTATGAGGTCTACCTGCCGGGTGGGGCAGAGGAGTTTGGAATCGCCCTTTTCAATCCAGATGATTTCCGCTTCGTTGGCTTTTTAGACAGCAATCAAAATGTAAAGAAAGGATTGGTCAGCAAGGTGATCACGGCGGAGAACCTCCCGCCTGAAGGAACCTATCTTGCCAAGGTGTTTGCCAAAAAGGCAGGGAAAGAAGATTTTATAGAAACCATGCTCGTCATTGGATCAGCAGTAAGATAA